The Cellulomonas sp. P24 genome contains a region encoding:
- a CDS encoding ROK family transcriptional regulator, whose amino-acid sequence MTTPTTARPGAAGRGLGRVLRPMVKVLPEHARAHNRSMVLQHLFHAGPTSRADLARSTGLTRVTVSDLVAELIAEGLVEELGLRTEARVGKPATLVGMRTEDYQIVAIDLADDAWIRGAVMSLVGGVVVRRAARLDGRAGEAALDLLAELAKELLAAATRPVIGIGIGSPGVIDRDGVVIEAPNRDWYDVPLASILTSRLGVPVHVGNDANTRALGEYTYGGASGDGLLVLTVGQGVGAGIVVDGMLLTGHANAAGEVGHLTVVDERDHQVGGPAPLQCACGRWGVPRDGALGTRPASPGRRTRPPRLRRRAGVGRTDARHGPGTRRQCAQPRGGADQRPGRAARRPGPRGGAGHHPRAHHAGHRRTAHGQDGHPRRGRRPVRGGRARSVRPARGHVTTPS is encoded by the coding sequence GTGACGACACCGACGACGGCTCGCCCCGGGGCCGCAGGCCGAGGACTCGGTCGCGTCCTGCGCCCCATGGTCAAGGTGCTGCCGGAGCACGCCCGGGCGCACAACCGCTCGATGGTCCTCCAGCACCTGTTCCACGCGGGCCCGACGTCACGGGCGGACCTCGCACGCAGCACCGGGCTGACGCGCGTGACGGTCTCGGACCTCGTCGCCGAGCTGATCGCCGAGGGCCTCGTCGAAGAGCTCGGGCTGCGCACCGAGGCGCGCGTCGGCAAGCCCGCGACCCTCGTCGGGATGCGGACCGAGGACTACCAGATCGTCGCGATCGACCTCGCCGACGATGCCTGGATCCGGGGTGCGGTGATGTCGCTCGTCGGCGGTGTCGTCGTCCGACGGGCCGCACGGCTCGACGGGCGCGCCGGGGAGGCTGCGCTCGACCTCCTCGCCGAGCTCGCCAAGGAGCTCCTCGCCGCCGCCACCCGCCCGGTGATCGGCATCGGCATCGGGTCGCCCGGGGTGATCGATCGCGACGGCGTCGTCATCGAGGCGCCGAACCGTGACTGGTACGACGTCCCGCTCGCGAGCATCCTCACCTCCCGGCTCGGCGTCCCGGTGCACGTCGGCAACGACGCCAACACCCGTGCGCTCGGTGAGTACACCTACGGCGGGGCGAGCGGCGACGGCCTCCTGGTGCTCACGGTCGGGCAGGGCGTCGGCGCCGGGATCGTCGTGGACGGCATGCTCCTGACCGGCCACGCCAACGCCGCCGGCGAGGTCGGTCACCTCACCGTCGTCGACGAGCGGGACCACCAGGTCGGCGGGCCCGCGCCGCTGCAGTGCGCCTGCGGACGGTGGGGGGTGCCTCGAGACGGTGCTCTCGGTACCCGCCCTGCGTCACCTGGTCGACGGACTCGACCCCCACGCCTCCGACGCCGCGCTGGCGTCGGTCGGACGGATGCTCGGCATGGTCCTGGCACCCGTCGTCAGTGCGCTCAACCTCGCGGAGGTGCTGATCAGCGGCCCGGCCGAGCTGCTCGACGGCCCGGTCCGCGAGGAGGCGCTGGCCACCATCCGCGAGCGCACCATGCCGGTCATCGGCGGACCGCTCACGGTCAGGATGGCCACCCTCGGCGAGGACGCCGCCCTGTCCGGGGCGGCCGTGCTCGTTCTGTCC
- a CDS encoding CAP domain-containing protein, translating into MSSEESGRAQRVVASCVGAWHLRRRRVHARPVRVRPSRSRPARSWAARVALVLLVMGVGVGAVPLGVGASPAAAADDAAAILVQVNQARAAVGAPPLRLSSAMSAVATRWSTHLADSGTCPGGLAHNPSFSQQIPRGWSAAGENVACNTSADALGLEAQWMSSAPHRANILNPAYTDIGIGIVVRGRTAWGTQNFGTYSSAPAPEPALLPAPAPPAPTPTPHPHPVPVTVSEPDACPHPDLGSGRRPGLRSGCRGDRCVVSSSPVDGRGSGRRRAPRCRGFADARCPGSRRAPAKAHLTQFGNDPVTECSDC; encoded by the coding sequence ATGAGTTCCGAGGAGAGCGGGCGCGCGCAGCGCGTGGTGGCCTCGTGCGTGGGTGCGTGGCACCTGCGCCGCCGCCGAGTGCACGCCCGGCCGGTGCGCGTGCGCCCGTCGAGGTCGCGGCCTGCGCGGTCGTGGGCCGCGCGAGTCGCGTTGGTGCTCCTGGTCATGGGCGTGGGTGTCGGTGCCGTGCCGCTCGGCGTCGGCGCTTCTCCGGCCGCCGCCGCTGACGACGCCGCGGCGATCCTCGTGCAGGTCAACCAGGCGCGCGCTGCGGTCGGTGCGCCGCCCCTCCGGCTGAGCAGTGCGATGTCTGCCGTGGCGACCAGGTGGAGCACTCATCTCGCCGACTCCGGGACGTGCCCGGGCGGCCTCGCGCACAACCCGTCCTTCTCCCAGCAGATCCCGCGGGGTTGGAGCGCTGCCGGCGAGAACGTCGCCTGCAACACGTCCGCCGACGCGCTGGGCCTCGAGGCTCAGTGGATGAGCTCGGCGCCGCACCGGGCCAACATCCTCAACCCGGCGTACACGGACATCGGGATCGGGATCGTGGTCCGCGGCAGGACGGCCTGGGGCACGCAGAACTTCGGCACGTACTCGAGCGCGCCCGCACCTGAACCTGCTCTGCTGCCTGCCCCGGCGCCTCCTGCGCCCACCCCCACCCCCCACCCCCACCCCGTCCCCGTCACCGTCAGCGAGCCCGACGCCTGCCCCCACCCTGACCTCGGCTCCGGACGCCGTCCCGGACTCCGTTCCGGCTGCCGCGGCGACCGGTGCGTCGTCAGCAGCAGCCCGGTCGACGGCCGGGGGAGCGGACGCCGCCGGGCTCCTCGGTGTCGCGGGTTCGCTGACGCTCGGTGTCCTGGCAGTCGCCGGGCACCGGCGAAAGCGCACCTGACGCAGTTCGGCAACGATCCGGTCACGGAGTGTTCCGACTGTTGA
- a CDS encoding PfkB family carbohydrate kinase, which translates to MTGPRSPEVLSAHAQPAGVGRDGVAGVDRRSHVVLCCGLTTVDAIQEVDGIPGPNEKVVARSATLTFGGPAANAAATAVAVGAHARLVTAIGSGPVADLALAGLADAGVEVVDLARGTGAAPAVSTVLVTASTGERAVVSVNATRSGALAAVPTDVLDGVDVVLVDGHHLETAIEVSRAARAGGVLVVLDDGSWKPGMERLLALVDQAIVSADFRVPVGVVPADVPASDVPATGSPAADIASGATVDGERLLRQVAAFGPRVVARSDGAGPILVLDSRTPAEVRSVTVPADPSRTVVDTVGAGDVLHGAYAAFLAGELAASDPVDVLARAAQVASESVHFRGARGWVPGYRS; encoded by the coding sequence ATGACAGGCCCGAGGTCACCCGAGGTGCTGTCCGCGCACGCCCAACCGGCGGGCGTCGGGCGCGACGGTGTCGCTGGGGTCGATCGTCGATCGCACGTCGTGCTCTGCTGCGGGCTCACGACCGTGGACGCCATCCAGGAGGTCGACGGGATCCCGGGACCGAACGAGAAGGTCGTCGCCCGGTCCGCCACGCTGACCTTCGGCGGACCTGCGGCGAACGCGGCGGCGACGGCGGTGGCCGTGGGGGCGCACGCCCGGCTGGTGACCGCGATCGGTTCCGGACCCGTCGCCGATCTCGCCCTGGCCGGGCTCGCCGACGCCGGGGTGGAGGTCGTCGACCTTGCCCGCGGGACCGGCGCCGCACCTGCGGTGTCGACCGTCCTGGTCACTGCGTCAACCGGGGAACGGGCGGTGGTGTCGGTGAACGCCACCAGGTCCGGCGCGCTGGCGGCGGTGCCGACGGACGTGCTCGACGGTGTGGACGTCGTCCTGGTGGACGGGCATCATCTCGAGACTGCGATCGAGGTCTCCCGGGCGGCGCGTGCCGGCGGAGTGCTGGTCGTGCTCGATGACGGCAGCTGGAAGCCCGGGATGGAGCGGCTGCTCGCCCTGGTGGACCAGGCGATCGTCTCTGCGGACTTCCGGGTGCCCGTCGGTGTGGTTCCCGCGGACGTACCCGCGTCCGACGTGCCGGCAACCGGCAGCCCCGCGGCGGACATCGCGAGCGGTGCGACGGTCGACGGTGAGCGGCTCCTGCGGCAGGTCGCGGCGTTCGGCCCTCGGGTGGTCGCGCGCTCCGACGGGGCCGGCCCGATCCTGGTGCTCGACTCCCGCACGCCGGCGGAGGTGCGGTCCGTGACCGTGCCCGCCGACCCGTCGAGGACCGTCGTCGACACGGTCGGAGCCGGTGACGTGCTGCACGGCGCGTATGCAGCGTTCCTCGCCGGCGAGCTCGCTGCGAGCGATCCGGTCGACGTGCTCGCACGTGCCGCGCAGGTCGCGTCGGAGTCGGTCCACTTCCGCGGGGCGCGAGGCTGGGTGCCGGGGTACCGCTCATGA
- a CDS encoding LLM class flavin-dependent oxidoreductase — protein MGMDLGFYTFGDLGTGDGNTRPPSPGQRIRDILERVRLADEVGLAYAGIGEHHRPDFAVSSPATVIAAALAQTSRITVGSAVTVLSTEDPVRVFQQFATMDQFSGGRVELLAGRGSFIESYPLFGADLADYDDLFEEKIALLLALDRSTPLSWHGRFRPALQDAVVLPRPLDLPGRGPHLDIQVATGGNPQSSVRAGTLGLPVNYAIIGGRPADFAPLVELYRRTHAEAGHPEENRRVTVSGMGFVAEEGALDFYYPYWHRSMAGIARERGFAMPNRIMYESTAARGGAYAIGTPEQVAEKVVELHAHLHHDRQIFQLDLSGVPQRESLRAIELLGTQVLPLVQEALGA, from the coding sequence ATGGGAATGGACCTCGGCTTCTACACCTTCGGAGACCTCGGCACCGGCGACGGGAACACCCGGCCCCCGTCACCGGGTCAGCGGATCCGCGACATCCTCGAGCGGGTGAGGCTCGCGGACGAGGTCGGCCTTGCCTACGCCGGCATCGGGGAGCACCACCGCCCGGACTTCGCGGTGTCGTCGCCCGCGACCGTGATCGCCGCCGCACTGGCTCAGACCTCACGGATCACGGTCGGATCGGCCGTCACGGTGCTGAGCACCGAGGACCCGGTGCGGGTCTTCCAGCAGTTCGCGACGATGGACCAGTTCTCCGGCGGCCGGGTCGAGCTCCTCGCGGGTCGCGGCTCGTTCATCGAGTCCTACCCGCTGTTCGGGGCGGACCTCGCGGACTACGACGACCTCTTCGAGGAGAAGATCGCCCTCCTGCTGGCACTCGACCGCAGCACGCCCCTCAGCTGGCACGGGCGGTTCCGTCCCGCGCTGCAGGACGCCGTCGTGCTGCCCCGGCCCCTCGACCTCCCCGGTCGCGGCCCGCACCTCGACATCCAGGTCGCCACGGGCGGGAACCCGCAGTCCTCGGTGCGCGCCGGAACGCTGGGCCTCCCGGTGAACTACGCGATCATCGGCGGACGACCGGCGGACTTCGCACCGCTCGTCGAGCTGTACCGGCGCACGCACGCCGAGGCCGGTCACCCGGAGGAGAACCGCCGGGTGACCGTGTCCGGGATGGGGTTCGTCGCCGAGGAGGGGGCGCTCGACTTCTACTACCCGTACTGGCACCGGTCCATGGCCGGGATCGCGCGTGAACGCGGCTTCGCCATGCCGAACCGGATCATGTACGAGTCCACCGCTGCCCGTGGCGGCGCCTACGCGATCGGCACCCCGGAGCAGGTGGCCGAGAAGGTCGTCGAGCTGCACGCGCACCTGCACCACGACCGGCAGATCTTCCAGCTGGACCTCTCCGGGGTCCCGCAGCGCGAGTCGCTCAGGGCGATCGAGCTGCTCGGCACACAGGTGCTGCCTCTCGTCCAGGAGGCGCTGGGCGCCTGA
- a CDS encoding ABC transporter ATP-binding protein produces the protein METSPRDAALALRGLRKSFGTTVAVDDLDLDIPAGSMFGLVGPNGAGKTTTLSMATGLLVPDAGTVLVHGLDLWARPEQAKRLIGVLPDGLRTFDRLTGAELISYAGLLRGMDPGVVRERRDDLLAALDLASAPGVLVADYSAGMTKKIALACALVHAPRLLVLDEPFEAVDPVSAGAIRTILVRFVEAGGTVVLSSHVMALVERMCDHVAVIASGRVLAVGTLDDVRAGQDLETRFFGLLGGPGPEQELSWLRPSSA, from the coding sequence GTGGAGACCTCGCCGCGAGACGCAGCGCTGGCCCTGCGCGGGCTGCGGAAGTCGTTCGGCACCACGGTCGCGGTCGACGACCTCGACCTCGACATCCCGGCGGGGTCGATGTTCGGGCTGGTCGGCCCGAACGGTGCCGGCAAGACCACGACCCTGTCCATGGCGACGGGGCTCCTCGTCCCGGACGCCGGTACCGTCCTGGTCCATGGCCTGGACCTCTGGGCGCGGCCCGAACAGGCCAAGCGTCTGATCGGCGTCCTCCCCGACGGGCTCCGGACGTTCGACCGGTTGACCGGTGCCGAGCTCATCTCCTATGCGGGTCTGCTGCGCGGGATGGACCCGGGCGTCGTGCGCGAGCGGCGTGACGACCTCCTCGCCGCGCTCGACCTCGCCTCGGCCCCCGGGGTGCTCGTCGCCGACTACTCCGCCGGGATGACCAAGAAGATCGCACTCGCGTGCGCTCTCGTGCACGCGCCGAGGCTCCTCGTCCTGGACGAGCCGTTCGAGGCCGTCGACCCGGTGTCTGCCGGCGCGATCCGGACGATCCTGGTCAGGTTCGTCGAGGCCGGTGGGACCGTCGTGCTCTCGAGCCACGTCATGGCGCTCGTCGAGCGGATGTGCGACCACGTCGCCGTCATCGCCTCCGGCCGGGTGCTCGCCGTCGGGACCCTCGACGACGTGCGCGCCGGCCAGGACCTCGAGACCCGGTTCTTCGGGCTCCTCGGCGGACCGGGCCCCGAGCAGGAGCTGTCGTGGTTGCGACCGTCGTCCGCCTGA
- a CDS encoding bifunctional diguanylate cyclase/phosphodiesterase — MARRAPRPDRRVGHVDGAVGALVGLLVVFAVTLLLSGSDVQPVGPVASLVYLVTSIVAGIVCWFPADTGRGTVWGWRLVGVRAVFAVVATMLVAVPRTSTGSNAYPVVADWIVLAGFPVLYVAAMLLVTAQVRHLDVGAWLDGVVVAVGIAAVANAVLLAPLRAAQRTAPTSVAILLGQPVADLGILLAVCGAILSLRLVPSGGLRLLLAGVAVRFLGDSLRLAMEASGTNSLERLVAFLWLSSAVLVAVAARVPSSGTVAVRTTPVSDSAAWWRGLALPGGAALGSLAILAVAQQHALPLAASSLALVTLTLALARTALTFHEVLSLSDVHAQARTDDLTGLPNRRALFERADALFRRRSARAASAVDRAVSSRTASASLPSPTSDTTETTGTERPMGTARSMGTARSMGTERSVGTERYTDTGPASLVIVGLDRFKEINDSLGHAAGDALLIQVGQRIRTHLRSDDLLARLGGDEFALLLPRTSAEGAVALARTVRASIEEPFTVEATRLHVDASLGVATTPVPGGSRAELLRCADIAMDDAKRSGSGIALYSPVMHGEATNRVALLEELRSALTGDPAGGELVMHLQPQMTLVAGSPADQRVHGMEALVRWIHPTQGLLLPGRFLPLAEGTGLMRDLGYVVGERALDACRTWWDLGYRFPVSINLSAADMHDEALPERIAASLASRGLPASALVIEVTEHSLMADSARVRPVLERLRASGVAISIDDYGTGFSSLAYLRRLPLDELKLDRLMVADVHQDTASAAIVRHTVGLAHSLGLRLVAEGIEVAETRDMLADLGCDVGQGYLFARPMPPSDVADWLAASAAPSR; from the coding sequence ATGGCACGGCGAGCCCCGCGGCCGGACCGGCGCGTCGGACACGTCGACGGGGCGGTCGGCGCCCTCGTCGGGCTTCTCGTGGTGTTCGCCGTCACCCTGCTGCTCTCCGGGTCGGACGTGCAACCGGTCGGCCCTGTCGCGTCGCTCGTGTACCTCGTGACGAGCATCGTGGCCGGCATCGTGTGCTGGTTCCCCGCCGACACCGGACGCGGGACGGTCTGGGGGTGGCGCCTGGTCGGCGTGCGAGCGGTGTTCGCGGTCGTGGCGACCATGCTCGTGGCCGTGCCCCGCACGTCGACGGGCAGCAACGCCTACCCCGTCGTGGCGGACTGGATCGTGCTCGCCGGGTTCCCGGTGCTCTACGTCGCCGCGATGCTCCTGGTCACCGCGCAGGTCCGGCACCTGGACGTCGGCGCCTGGCTCGACGGGGTCGTCGTCGCCGTCGGCATCGCAGCGGTGGCGAACGCGGTCCTGCTCGCTCCGCTCCGGGCCGCTCAGCGGACGGCCCCGACCAGTGTCGCGATCCTGCTCGGTCAACCGGTGGCCGACCTCGGCATCCTGCTCGCGGTCTGTGGTGCGATCCTCAGCCTCCGGCTCGTCCCCTCGGGTGGGTTGAGGCTGCTGCTCGCAGGCGTCGCCGTCAGGTTCCTCGGGGACAGCCTCCGCCTCGCGATGGAGGCCTCCGGCACGAACTCCCTCGAGCGCCTCGTCGCCTTCCTGTGGCTCTCGTCCGCGGTGCTCGTGGCCGTCGCCGCCCGGGTCCCGAGCTCAGGCACGGTCGCGGTCCGGACCACCCCGGTGAGCGACAGCGCAGCGTGGTGGCGCGGCCTGGCGCTCCCCGGCGGCGCGGCACTCGGCAGTCTGGCGATCCTCGCCGTCGCCCAGCAGCATGCGCTGCCGCTCGCTGCGTCGAGCCTCGCGCTCGTCACCCTCACGCTCGCGCTGGCCCGCACGGCGCTGACGTTCCATGAGGTCCTGTCGCTCTCCGACGTCCATGCCCAGGCCCGGACGGACGATCTCACCGGTCTGCCGAACCGCCGCGCCCTCTTCGAACGGGCCGATGCGTTGTTCCGACGGCGCAGCGCACGGGCGGCGTCCGCCGTGGACCGCGCCGTCTCGAGCCGCACGGCGTCCGCGTCGCTGCCCTCCCCCACCTCCGACACCACCGAGACCACCGGCACGGAGCGGCCCATGGGCACGGCGCGGTCCATGGGCACGGCGCGGTCCATGGGCACAGAGCGGTCCGTGGGCACAGAGCGGTACACGGACACGGGGCCGGCCTCGCTCGTCATCGTCGGCCTGGACCGGTTCAAGGAGATCAACGACTCGCTCGGCCACGCCGCAGGTGACGCGCTGCTGATCCAGGTCGGCCAACGGATCCGCACGCACCTGCGCAGCGACGACCTCCTCGCGCGGCTCGGCGGTGACGAGTTCGCCCTGCTGCTCCCCCGGACGTCTGCGGAGGGTGCCGTCGCGCTCGCCCGGACCGTACGCGCGTCGATCGAGGAGCCGTTCACCGTCGAGGCGACGCGCCTGCACGTCGACGCGAGCCTCGGCGTCGCGACGACCCCGGTGCCGGGCGGGTCCCGCGCCGAGCTGCTGCGGTGCGCCGACATCGCGATGGACGACGCCAAGCGCTCCGGCTCCGGGATCGCGCTCTACTCCCCCGTCATGCACGGCGAGGCGACCAACCGCGTCGCTCTGCTCGAGGAGCTGCGGTCCGCGCTCACGGGGGACCCGGCCGGGGGCGAGCTCGTCATGCACCTCCAGCCCCAGATGACGCTCGTCGCCGGGTCACCGGCGGACCAACGGGTGCACGGCATGGAGGCGCTCGTCCGCTGGATCCACCCGACGCAGGGGTTGCTCCTTCCGGGGCGGTTCCTTCCCCTGGCCGAGGGGACCGGCCTCATGCGCGACCTCGGGTACGTCGTCGGCGAACGCGCCCTGGACGCGTGCCGGACGTGGTGGGACCTCGGGTACCGGTTCCCCGTCTCGATCAACCTCTCCGCTGCGGACATGCACGACGAGGCCCTCCCCGAGAGGATCGCCGCCTCTCTCGCGTCGCGGGGCCTGCCGGCGTCCGCACTCGTGATCGAGGTGACCGAGCACAGCCTGATGGCCGACTCGGCGCGGGTCCGGCCGGTGCTCGAGCGGCTGCGCGCCTCGGGGGTGGCCATCTCGATCGACGACTACGGGACGGGCTTCTCCTCGCTGGCCTACCTGCGCCGACTGCCGCTCGACGAGCTCAAGCTCGACCGGCTCATGGTCGCCGACGTGCACCAGGACACGGCGAGCGCCGCAATCGTGCGCCACACCGTGGGTCTCGCGCACTCGCTCGGGCTGCGCCTGGTGGCCGAGGGCATCGAGGTCGCGGAGACCCGCGACATGCTCGCCGACCTCGGCTGCGACGTCGGGCAGGGGTATCTCTTCGCACGACCGATGCCGCCGTCCGACGTGGCGGACTGGCTCGCTGCCTCTGCCGCGCCGTCCCGCTGA
- the pgi gene encoding glucose-6-phosphate isomerase, with protein MSTTPIDATTTAAWAALAAHRDALEPDLRSWFAADPERAARLSRTVGDLHVDLSKNLITDETLSLLLDLAGAVGLAERIDAMFSGVHINVTENRAVLHTALRRPRGATPALVVDRQQVDVDVQTELDKVAAFAEKVRSGEWTGVTGKRVATVVNIGIGGSDLGPVMAYEALKPYVADGLEVRFVSNIDPTDVAQTCQDLDPATTLFIVASKTFGTLETLTNARLARRWLWDGLLASGAIQDTDEARTHAVSRHFVAVSTAHAKVEAFGIDPQNAFGFWDWVGGRYSVDSAIGTSLAIAIGPDAFRSFLDGFHTVDEHLRTVPFAQNVPVLMGLLNVWYVNFLDAHTHAVLPYAQSLHRFAAYLQQLTMESNGKSVRWDGSPVTSQTGEIFWGEPGTNGQHAFYQLIHQGTRLIPADFIAVATPAHPLEDVDAPGGDVDVHELFLANFFAQTKALAFGKTADEVRAEGTPEEIVAARVFGGNRPTTSIMAPALTPAVLGQLIALYEHITFVQGVVWGIDSFDQWGVELGKKLAMEIAPAVAGDAEVLAEQDSSTRGLIEYYLQHRSR; from the coding sequence GTGTCCACCACACCGATCGATGCCACGACCACTGCCGCCTGGGCGGCCCTCGCCGCTCACCGGGACGCGCTCGAGCCGGACCTGAGGTCCTGGTTCGCGGCCGATCCGGAGCGCGCCGCCCGACTGTCGCGCACGGTCGGTGACCTGCACGTCGACCTGTCGAAGAACCTCATCACCGACGAGACCCTCAGCCTGCTGCTCGACCTCGCCGGTGCTGTCGGTCTGGCCGAGCGGATCGACGCGATGTTCTCGGGCGTGCACATCAACGTGACCGAGAACCGCGCGGTGCTGCACACCGCCCTGCGTCGCCCGCGCGGCGCGACGCCTGCCCTGGTCGTGGACCGGCAGCAGGTCGACGTCGACGTCCAGACCGAGCTCGACAAGGTCGCCGCCTTCGCCGAGAAGGTCCGCTCCGGTGAGTGGACCGGCGTGACCGGCAAGCGCGTCGCGACCGTCGTCAACATCGGCATCGGCGGCTCCGACCTCGGCCCGGTCATGGCGTACGAGGCACTCAAGCCCTACGTCGCGGACGGTCTCGAGGTGCGGTTCGTCTCCAACATCGACCCGACCGACGTCGCGCAGACCTGCCAGGACCTCGACCCGGCGACCACGTTGTTCATCGTCGCGTCGAAGACCTTCGGCACCCTGGAGACGCTCACGAACGCCCGGCTCGCACGTCGCTGGCTCTGGGACGGGCTCCTCGCGTCCGGGGCGATCCAGGACACCGACGAGGCGCGCACGCACGCCGTCTCTCGGCACTTCGTCGCCGTGTCCACCGCCCATGCGAAGGTCGAGGCGTTCGGCATCGACCCGCAGAACGCGTTCGGGTTCTGGGACTGGGTCGGCGGGCGCTACTCGGTGGACTCTGCGATCGGGACCTCGCTCGCGATCGCGATCGGGCCGGACGCGTTCCGGTCGTTCCTCGACGGCTTCCACACGGTCGACGAGCACCTGCGGACCGTGCCGTTCGCCCAGAACGTCCCGGTGCTGATGGGCCTGCTCAACGTCTGGTACGTGAACTTCCTCGACGCGCACACGCACGCGGTCCTGCCGTACGCGCAGTCGCTGCACCGCTTCGCGGCGTACCTCCAGCAGCTGACGATGGAGTCGAACGGCAAGTCGGTGCGGTGGGACGGCAGCCCGGTCACCAGCCAGACCGGTGAGATCTTCTGGGGCGAGCCGGGCACCAACGGCCAGCATGCGTTCTACCAGCTGATCCACCAGGGCACCCGGCTGATCCCGGCGGACTTCATCGCGGTCGCGACGCCCGCGCACCCGCTCGAGGACGTCGACGCGCCGGGTGGGGACGTCGACGTCCACGAGCTGTTCCTGGCGAACTTCTTCGCCCAGACGAAGGCGCTCGCGTTCGGCAAGACCGCCGACGAGGTCCGTGCGGAGGGGACCCCCGAGGAGATCGTGGCGGCGCGTGTCTTCGGCGGGAACCGTCCGACCACGTCGATCATGGCGCCGGCGCTCACCCCGGCGGTCCTCGGTCAGCTCATCGCCCTGTACGAGCACATCACCTTCGTGCAGGGCGTCGTGTGGGGCATCGACAGCTTCGACCAGTGGGGGGTCGAGCTCGGGAAGAAGCTCGCGATGGAGATCGCACCGGCGGTGGCGGGCGACGCCGAGGTCCTGGCCGAGCAGGACTCGTCGACGCGCGGCCTGATCGAGTACTACCTCCAGCACCGGAGCCGCTGA
- a CDS encoding S1C family serine protease — protein sequence MDDNDGTGPTPTAPGSGAAASPDVPVETFLVEPVVRRPRRRRTVAIVAASALALGLATGGAIWSATQSLDSASVSTDSALTQPDEQIPDTSNLPGRGWSGPVRGAEPTALETTAATATQQVGLVTIVSTLGYQEATSAGTGIVLTSDGTVLTNNHVIVGATAIEVTVESTGATYAAEVVGTDATADIAVLRLTGASGLATATIATSGVAIGDAVTAVGNAEGGGSLVAAAGTVTSLDATVTTQDEVTGELVTLDGLLQIDADVVSGDSGGAVLDSSGAVVGVTTAASSGSSNISGYAITIDRALAIAETILAGTDTDTVTIGYPAFLGVQMGTQTGRPGTTVATTGAWVAGVIDGTPAQQAGLAAGDTITALDGVAVGSADALSELLAAHQPGDQVTVTWTSGTTGASQTATVTLIAGPAD from the coding sequence ATGGATGACAACGACGGCACCGGACCTACCCCGACAGCACCCGGTTCCGGCGCGGCAGCGTCGCCCGACGTCCCGGTGGAGACGTTCCTGGTCGAACCCGTCGTGCGACGTCCTCGGCGTCGGCGCACGGTGGCGATCGTGGCCGCCTCGGCCCTCGCCCTCGGGCTCGCGACCGGAGGTGCGATCTGGTCGGCGACGCAGAGCCTCGACTCGGCGTCGGTGTCGACCGACAGCGCCCTCACGCAGCCGGACGAGCAGATCCCCGACACGTCGAACCTGCCCGGCCGGGGCTGGAGCGGGCCGGTCCGCGGAGCGGAGCCGACGGCGCTCGAGACGACGGCGGCGACCGCGACGCAGCAGGTCGGCCTCGTGACGATCGTGTCCACGCTCGGGTACCAGGAGGCGACCTCCGCGGGCACCGGCATCGTGCTGACCTCCGACGGCACGGTCCTCACCAACAACCACGTGATCGTCGGCGCCACCGCGATCGAGGTGACCGTCGAGTCGACCGGTGCGACGTACGCGGCCGAGGTCGTCGGCACCGACGCGACCGCCGACATCGCCGTGCTGCGGCTCACCGGTGCCTCGGGGCTCGCGACCGCGACGATCGCGACCAGTGGTGTCGCGATCGGCGACGCCGTCACCGCGGTAGGGAACGCCGAGGGCGGCGGGAGCCTCGTGGCGGCCGCCGGTACCGTGACCTCCCTCGACGCGACGGTCACGACGCAGGACGAGGTCACCGGCGAGCTCGTGACGCTCGACGGGCTCCTGCAGATCGACGCGGACGTCGTCTCGGGTGACTCCGGCGGGGCCGTGCTCGACTCCTCCGGTGCCGTGGTCGGGGTGACGACTGCGGCGTCGTCCGGGAGCTCGAACATCAGCGGCTACGCGATCACGATCGATCGTGCGCTCGCCATCGCCGAGACGATCCTCGCCGGGACGGACACCGACACCGTGACGATCGGCTACCCCGCCTTCCTCGGGGTGCAGATGGGCACGCAGACGGGACGTCCCGGCACGACCGTGGCCACGACCGGCGCATGGGTCGCCGGCGTGATCGACGGCACCCCGGCGCAGCAGGCCGGTCTCGCTGCAGGGGACACGATCACCGCTCTCGACGGCGTGGCCGTGGGCTCGGCAGACGCGCTCAGCGAGCTCCTCGCCGCGCACCAACCGGGTGACCAGGTGACCGTGACCTGGACGTCGGGCACCACCGGGGCGAGCCAGACGGCCACCGTGACGCTGATCGCCGGGCCTGCCGACTGA